The following are encoded together in the Aciduricibacillus chroicocephali genome:
- a CDS encoding DUF1798 family protein, with protein sequence MKLLQDTTSLLEHIQRLKNVFLEEKPPADFKDKAFFERVKADANPIHMLLNEWEEEALLFLKANTNAPVHPHQIVSTRENIELIIMHSHYSDVREKRYMELNISVNYVLGILEDYLDRLCKAGAIE encoded by the coding sequence ATGAAGCTTCTGCAGGATACGACTTCACTGCTTGAACATATACAAAGATTGAAAAATGTTTTTTTAGAAGAGAAACCTCCGGCTGATTTTAAAGATAAAGCTTTCTTTGAAAGGGTTAAGGCGGATGCCAATCCAATTCATATGTTGCTTAACGAATGGGAAGAAGAAGCTCTATTATTTTTAAAGGCAAATACAAATGCACCTGTCCATCCGCATCAGATTGTTTCTACAAGAGAAAATATTGAACTTATCATTATGCATAGTCATTATTCGGATGTTAGAGAAAAAAGATATATGGAACTGAATATATCAGTTAATTATGTTCTCGGTATTCTGGAAGATTATCTTGATCGGTTGTGTAAGGCAGGTGCAATAGAATGA
- a CDS encoding THUMP domain-containing class I SAM-dependent RNA methyltransferase — protein MAEQITLVATAAMGLESLVAREVKALGYEPETENGRVTFKAPISAIPRCNLWLRVADRVKLLVGEFEAKTFDELFEGTKALPWERFIPEDGKFPVTGKSVKSELYSVPDCQAIVKKAIVEKLKLKHGMANRMPENGALHKVEVSILKDKVSLTMDTSGAGLHKRGYRIGQGEAPLKETMAAALVMLTNWKPEAPFIDPFCGSGTIPIEAALIGQNIAPGFNRSFDSENWNWIRNKHWTDAFNEAEDLANYDQELHISGYDIDHKLVDIASENAIEAGLGDLITWKQMQVSDLTLQGEGGYIIGNPPYGERLADSERVQQIYRQLGDVTKGHPTWNVYILTAFSEFEEAYGKEATKKRKLFNGFIETNYYQYFGESE, from the coding sequence ATGGCAGAACAGATTACTTTAGTTGCAACGGCAGCGATGGGCCTTGAATCTCTCGTCGCAAGAGAAGTGAAAGCACTTGGATACGAACCAGAAACGGAGAACGGCAGAGTTACATTCAAAGCACCAATCTCTGCAATTCCACGCTGTAACCTCTGGCTTCGTGTTGCAGACCGCGTAAAACTCCTAGTCGGTGAATTTGAAGCAAAAACATTTGATGAATTATTTGAAGGAACAAAAGCATTGCCTTGGGAACGTTTCATTCCGGAAGACGGGAAGTTCCCAGTAACAGGAAAATCGGTTAAATCCGAATTGTATAGTGTGCCGGATTGTCAGGCAATTGTTAAGAAAGCGATTGTTGAGAAACTTAAGTTAAAGCATGGCATGGCAAACCGCATGCCTGAAAATGGCGCGCTTCACAAAGTGGAAGTGTCTATCTTAAAAGATAAGGTAAGCTTGACGATGGATACATCAGGGGCTGGCTTGCATAAACGCGGATACCGTATAGGCCAGGGAGAGGCACCTCTTAAAGAGACAATGGCTGCAGCACTTGTTATGCTTACGAATTGGAAGCCGGAAGCACCTTTTATCGACCCGTTCTGTGGTTCAGGTACGATACCAATTGAAGCAGCACTTATTGGTCAAAACATAGCGCCTGGTTTTAATCGCTCATTTGATTCAGAAAACTGGAACTGGATTCGCAACAAACATTGGACAGATGCATTTAACGAAGCAGAAGACTTGGCGAATTATGATCAAGAATTGCATATCAGCGGTTATGATATCGATCATAAGTTGGTTGATATTGCTTCCGAGAACGCTATTGAAGCAGGGCTTGGAGATCTCATTACTTGGAAGCAGATGCAAGTAAGTGATCTTACTTTGCAAGGTGAGGGTGGTTATATTATCGGGAACCCTCCTTATGGAGAGCGGCTTGCTGATAGTGAACGCGTCCAGCAGATTTACCGTCAGCTTGGAGATGTCACGAAAGGGCATCCGACATGGAATGTATATATACTGACTGCATTTTCAGAGTTCGAGGAAGCCTATGGCAAAGAAGCGACAAAGAAACGCAAGCTGTTTAACGGCTTTATTGAAACAAATTATTACCAATACTTTGGCGAAAGCGAGTAA
- a CDS encoding PBP1A family penicillin-binding protein, whose translation MADNGQSRMGRRNQKKVAKARKRPLVRKIGLIVGIVFLTCFLIGGGMLLYFIATSPDIDEAKLSDPFPSQVLDMNKKVVATVGNEKRQKVTYDDLPQELIDAVTATEDSRFFQHHGIDLRRIAGAIKANFTNGFGSEGASTITQQVVERAFLSPDKKISLKVQEQWLALKLEREYSKEEILQMYLNKIYYGSGAYGVAAAAETYFGKKDLKDLTLPEAAILAGMPQRPSAYNPFEHPELTKERMQTVLKLMVRHGKITQKQADEALKTDIPSLLTDKKQETKTPYQAFLQEVRKEIDEKLDGTNMYTDGLKIYTTLDTKAQDHVQSLLTDSESNPIPYPDKEMQVGMTVVDTKTGEIRAIGGNRNNENVDGWNNAIMGGQQPGSTAKPIVAYGPAIEYNKWSTYHQINDDKPYKVGNSEIRNWNRSYGGMMSIRHALAQSLNVPAVKTLEETGYDKAQKFSEGLGINFKDDKISIRDAIGGTGTGVTPLQLAGAYSAFGNEGVYNKPHAVLKVEYPDGKTVDLKPKPEAAMSDYTAYMVTDMMKTVVQEGTGKNAQVSGVPIAGKTGTTSLPDREGSPDAWFAGYSTNYTISVWAGGYTDDNGKKDVIPGSNNTQIPLYLFKNTMEKLSEGKQSPDFSKPDSVVELPVVRGSNPAVIASGSSGNTTNELFVKGNTPSQQVQKPKEDGFPPVSNLTANYDESNNRIEVDWDHDSDEDASFVVSASVNGGGMQNIGTTGDDSFNIESVQQGAKYEIQVVAVSTSSSEKSEARSVSVSTGSEDTEDEKLSSVSNLQASYSESSGAIDVSWDYDGSATFEVSVDGQTQTANSNGITINGAQPGKTYTITVTPFANGERGDPASTQVSVPDSQQANDPNEEQNNGQDENQNNNQDNQSDSNDTGNSGNNNNGQNDNEQNDNQNQNDQQNQEQNQNDTPADENQND comes from the coding sequence ATGGCGGATAACGGCCAATCCCGAATGGGACGAAGAAATCAAAAAAAAGTAGCAAAAGCACGCAAAAGACCGCTCGTTAGAAAAATAGGACTAATTGTGGGAATTGTGTTTCTCACCTGTTTCCTGATTGGCGGCGGGATGCTGCTTTATTTCATAGCAACATCGCCTGATATCGACGAAGCTAAACTTTCAGATCCATTCCCTTCTCAAGTACTGGATATGAATAAGAAAGTAGTAGCTACCGTAGGGAACGAAAAACGTCAAAAAGTAACCTATGATGATTTGCCTCAAGAACTGATTGACGCAGTTACTGCAACAGAGGATTCAAGATTCTTCCAGCACCATGGAATTGACTTACGTCGTATTGCCGGAGCTATAAAAGCTAACTTTACTAATGGATTCGGTTCTGAAGGTGCAAGTACAATTACACAGCAGGTTGTTGAACGAGCTTTCTTGAGCCCTGACAAAAAGATCAGCTTAAAGGTTCAGGAACAATGGCTCGCTCTAAAACTCGAACGCGAATATTCCAAAGAAGAAATTCTTCAAATGTACCTGAACAAAATTTATTACGGCAGCGGTGCCTATGGTGTTGCCGCAGCAGCAGAGACATACTTCGGGAAGAAAGACTTGAAGGATCTAACCTTGCCGGAAGCAGCAATTCTTGCAGGGATGCCACAGCGTCCATCCGCATACAACCCTTTTGAACATCCAGAACTAACAAAGGAACGTATGCAAACAGTGCTTAAATTGATGGTACGTCATGGCAAGATTACTCAAAAGCAGGCAGATGAGGCTCTTAAAACGGATATCCCTTCCCTGCTTACAGATAAAAAGCAGGAAACAAAGACGCCTTATCAAGCATTTCTTCAAGAAGTCCGCAAAGAGATCGATGAAAAACTCGACGGGACGAATATGTATACAGACGGTTTGAAAATCTACACAACACTAGATACAAAAGCTCAGGATCATGTTCAATCACTTCTTACTGATAGTGAAAGCAACCCAATTCCATATCCTGATAAAGAAATGCAAGTCGGTATGACTGTCGTTGATACAAAGACCGGTGAAATCCGTGCAATTGGCGGAAACCGCAACAATGAAAATGTAGACGGCTGGAATAATGCTATTATGGGCGGTCAACAGCCTGGCTCCACAGCGAAACCAATCGTCGCTTATGGCCCGGCCATTGAGTACAATAAATGGTCAACCTACCATCAGATTAATGATGACAAGCCATACAAGGTCGGCAATAGCGAAATTCGCAACTGGAACCGGTCCTATGGTGGCATGATGAGCATCCGCCATGCTCTAGCACAGTCTCTGAACGTACCTGCAGTTAAAACGTTGGAAGAGACCGGTTATGACAAAGCCCAGAAATTCTCTGAGGGCCTTGGTATTAATTTCAAGGATGATAAAATTTCTATTCGCGATGCAATTGGCGGTACCGGTACAGGAGTTACCCCACTCCAGCTTGCTGGAGCTTATAGCGCATTCGGTAATGAAGGTGTCTATAACAAACCACATGCTGTATTGAAAGTGGAATATCCTGATGGCAAAACAGTTGACTTGAAGCCGAAACCTGAAGCAGCTATGTCTGACTACACTGCCTATATGGTCACGGACATGATGAAAACCGTTGTTCAAGAAGGTACTGGTAAAAATGCGCAAGTGTCTGGTGTTCCGATTGCCGGAAAAACTGGTACAACAAGCTTGCCAGACCGTGAAGGCAGTCCCGATGCCTGGTTTGCTGGTTATTCAACAAACTATACAATTTCAGTTTGGGCTGGCGGTTACACTGATGATAATGGGAAGAAAGATGTTATTCCAGGATCAAATAATACGCAAATTCCGCTCTACCTATTCAAAAATACTATGGAAAAACTGTCTGAAGGCAAGCAAAGTCCCGACTTTAGCAAGCCGGATTCAGTTGTAGAATTACCAGTTGTTAGAGGTTCCAATCCAGCAGTCATTGCTTCAGGCTCCTCTGGCAATACGACAAATGAATTATTTGTCAAAGGAAATACGCCTTCACAGCAAGTGCAGAAGCCAAAAGAAGATGGATTCCCACCTGTTAGCAATTTGACAGCCAATTACGATGAAAGTAACAATCGTATTGAAGTAGATTGGGATCATGATTCCGATGAAGATGCAAGCTTCGTTGTTAGTGCAAGTGTGAATGGCGGCGGAATGCAGAATATCGGAACAACTGGAGACGATAGCTTTAATATTGAAAGTGTGCAGCAAGGCGCCAAATATGAAATCCAAGTCGTTGCTGTAAGTACATCTTCATCAGAGAAAAGTGAAGCTCGCTCAGTGAGTGTAAGCACGGGAAGTGAAGACACAGAAGATGAAAAACTTTCTTCCGTTAGCAACCTGCAGGCAAGCTACTCAGAGAGCAGCGGAGCTATAGATGTCTCTTGGGATTATGACGGGTCTGCTACCTTTGAAGTGAGTGTTGATGGTCAAACACAGACCGCGAATTCCAACGGCATTACGATCAATGGTGCACAACCTGGCAAAACTTACACGATAACCGTCACTCCTTTCGCAAATGGAGAACGTGGCGATCCAGCTAGTACACAAGTTTCCGTACCTGATTCGCAGCAAGCCAATGATCCAAATGAAGAACAAAATAATGGACAGGACGAAAACCAGAATAACAATCAGGATAATCAGTCTGATTCGAATGATACCGGTAATTCCGGTAATAACAACAATGGTCAAAATGATAATGAACAAAACGATAATCAAAATCAAAA
- the recU gene encoding Holliday junction resolvase RecU: MNYPNGKRPVVDKAVSPAGSTSQGYGNRGMTLEEDINATNAFYRSTGRGLIHKKPTPVQIVNVHYPKRTAAVITEAYFKQPSTTDYNGVYKGRHIDFEAKETKNKTSFPLSNIHEHQIAHMEAVIKQEGICFMIIRFASLGKTFYFSAESLLESWAKHLQGGRKSISYNYIEEAGHLIPFGYQARIDYLSIVDKLYF; encoded by the coding sequence TTGAATTACCCGAACGGGAAGAGACCAGTTGTTGATAAAGCTGTTTCCCCTGCCGGTAGTACGAGCCAGGGCTATGGCAACAGAGGCATGACGCTTGAAGAGGACATCAATGCGACCAATGCATTCTACCGCTCAACCGGACGTGGCCTCATTCATAAAAAGCCGACACCCGTGCAAATAGTTAACGTACATTACCCGAAGCGCACTGCGGCAGTGATTACGGAAGCATATTTCAAACAACCGTCCACCACTGACTACAATGGCGTCTATAAAGGACGGCATATCGATTTTGAAGCAAAGGAAACGAAGAATAAGACATCCTTCCCACTTTCGAATATCCATGAGCATCAAATTGCCCATATGGAAGCTGTCATTAAACAGGAAGGAATCTGTTTTATGATTATCCGTTTTGCCTCTCTCGGAAAAACTTTTTATTTTTCGGCAGAGTCATTACTGGAAAGCTGGGCAAAACATCTTCAAGGAGGCAGAAAATCTATTTCTTACAATTATATAGAAGAAGCCGGTCATCTGATCCCTTTCGGATACCAGGCAAGAATTGATTATCTGTCGATCGTGGACAAGCTTTATTTCTAG
- the gpsB gene encoding cell division regulator GpsB, whose translation MSLNRVQLSAKDILEKDFKTTMRGYNQEEVDEFLDIIIQDYEFLQQEIEKLQMENERLKKNNDQVPRQRSNVQQQSPAQSQPHQVNYDVLKRLSNLEKAVFGKKFADPELDS comes from the coding sequence ATGAGTCTGAACCGCGTACAGCTGAGTGCTAAAGATATTCTTGAGAAGGATTTCAAAACCACAATGCGAGGCTACAACCAGGAAGAAGTGGACGAGTTTCTCGACATCATCATTCAGGATTATGAATTCCTTCAGCAAGAAATCGAGAAGTTACAAATGGAAAACGAACGTTTGAAAAAGAACAATGATCAGGTACCTCGCCAGCGCAGCAATGTCCAACAGCAGTCGCCGGCGCAAAGCCAGCCCCATCAAGTAAATTATGATGTGCTAAAAAGACTGTCAAATTTGGAAAAAGCCGTTTTCGGTAAAAAGTTCGCCGATCCTGAGTTGGATTCCTGA
- a CDS encoding cytidine deaminase → MNKEELIQKAIEARELAYAPYSNFSVGAVVLTDSGKIYTGCNIENAAYPVTCCAERTAIFSAIANGEKNFTALAVVADTEKPVSPCGSCRQVMSEFFQASTPVTMANLKGETVTFSVSELLPLSFGLKQLPEDR, encoded by the coding sequence ATGAATAAAGAAGAACTTATACAAAAAGCGATAGAGGCAAGGGAATTGGCTTATGCTCCATATTCCAATTTCAGTGTCGGGGCTGTCGTTTTGACCGATTCCGGGAAAATTTACACGGGTTGTAATATAGAAAATGCTGCTTATCCGGTAACTTGCTGTGCTGAGAGAACGGCAATTTTTTCTGCAATAGCAAATGGGGAAAAGAATTTCACGGCTTTGGCAGTTGTTGCGGATACGGAGAAACCTGTTTCACCTTGCGGCTCGTGCCGGCAAGTGATGTCAGAGTTTTTCCAGGCATCTACACCGGTTACAATGGCTAATCTAAAAGGGGAAACAGTTACGTTTTCTGTTAGCGAACTGCTGCCGTTGTCTTTCGGGTTAAAACAGCTCCCTGAAGACCGTTAA